From a region of the Ovis aries strain OAR_USU_Benz2616 breed Rambouillet chromosome 2, ARS-UI_Ramb_v3.0, whole genome shotgun sequence genome:
- the INPP1 gene encoding inositol polyphosphate 1-phosphatase isoform X2: MSWYRKLSKRICRTSFQAWEKKFLEKNPMNLLMIWFVLTLGEKIIMRLCPTEEETVALLSKVLNGNKLASEALAKVVHQDVFFSDPALDSVEINIPQDILGIWVDPIDSTYQYIKGSADITPNQGIFPSGLQCVTILIGVYDIQTGVPLMGVINQPFVSQDLHTLRWKGQCYWGLSYLGTNIHSLLPPISARNNSETQSRVTQNPSSEGSHPFSAVISTSEKETIKGALSRVCGERIFPAAGAGYKSLCVVLGLVDIYIFSEDTTFKWDSCAAHAILRAMGGGMVDLKECLERNPDSGLGLPQLVYHVGNEGAAGVDQWANKGGLIAYRSEKQLETFLSCLLQHLAPVAAHT; the protein is encoded by the exons TACAGGAAGTTATCAAAGAGAATATGCAGAACAAG TTTCCAGgcctgggaaaaaaaatttttggagaaGAATCCAATGAATTTACTAATGATTTGG TTTGTCTTGACTCTAGGGGAAAAGATTATCATGAGACTGTGTCCAACAGAGGAAGAAACAGTAGCTCTTCTCAGCAAAGTCCTCAATGGTAACAAACTGGCATCTGAGGCCTTAGCCAAGGTTGTGCACCAGGACGTTTTCTTCAGTGACCCAGCTCTGGATTCAGTAGAGATCAACATTCCACAGGACATCTTGGGAATCTGGGTGGATCCTATAG aTTCAACGTACCAGTATATAAAAGGTTCCGCCGACATTACCCCCAACCAAGGAATCTTCCCCAGTGGACTTCAGTGCGTCACTATTTTAATTGGTGTCTATGACATACAGACAGGGGTGCCTCTCATGGGAGTCATCAACCAACCTTTTGTGTCACAAGACCTACACACCCTCAG GTGGAAAGGACAGTGCTACTGGGGCCTTTCTTACTTGGGGACCAATATCCATTCCCTTCTGCCTCCCATCTCTGCAAGAAACAACAGTGAAACGCAGAGCCGTGTGACCCAAAACCCCAGTTCTGAAGGCTCCCACCCATTCTCAGCTGTCATTAGTACCAGTGAAAAGGAGACCATCAAGGGCGCATTGTCACGTGTGTGTGGAGAGCGCATCTTCCCGGCAGCTGGGGCTGGTTACAAGAGCCTCTGTGTGGTCCTCGGCCTCGTCGACATTTACATCTTCTCAGAAGACACCACGTTCAAGTGGGACTCCTGTGCTGCCCACGCCATCCTCAGGGCCATGGGTGGGGGGATGGTGGATCTAAAAGAATGCCTGGAAAGAAATCCTGACTCGGGGCTTGGCTTGCCACAGTTGGTGTATCACGTGGGAAACGAAGGCGCTGCTGGAGTGGATCAGTGGGCTAACAAGGGAGGACTCATCGCGTACAGATCAGAGAAGCAGCTGGAGACATTCTTGAGCTGCCTCCTCCAGCACCTGGCCCCTGTGGCTGCACATACGTAG